A genomic stretch from Engraulis encrasicolus isolate BLACKSEA-1 chromosome 10, IST_EnEncr_1.0, whole genome shotgun sequence includes:
- the LOC134457515 gene encoding uncharacterized protein LOC134457515: protein MPCNRGIAEQRLNSLKRKFNRNADFFQEYNSFMNNILEKGYATRVPDEQLSRSDGRVWFIPHHGVYHPKKKKLRVVFDCAATYQGVSLNDRLLQGPDLTNTLIGVLLRFRQEPVALMADIESMFYQVRVPDDDADLLRFLWCPGGNLNEPVEEYRMCVHLFGATSSPSCASYALRRTAQGAAATTSPEAAETVLKNFYVDDCLKSVATEEEAVHLAKELTELCASGGFHLTKWVSNSRALLCSIPGDERAAEVKDLDLQQDELPVERALGVQWCTSSDSFKFKIQLPDKPCTRRGILSVVSSVYDPMGFLAPLLLPVKLILRNLCKNKQGWDEEISEKPQRTWKKWLADLDKLSELSVSRCFKSSSFGVTKVAQIHHFSDASQDGYGVVSYLLLTNEQEQKHVCFLMGKSRVAPLKQVTIPRMELTAAMVSVKVDRMLKEELQVPLTHSIFWTDSTTVLRYIENDALRFKTFVANRVSFIREATTRAQWKYVNTSQNPADQASRGLKIESFMSSDNWFQGPSFLSEPDHWPEQPEQSTYLSESDEEVKTSAAVSCTNPVVDNTDPVNQLVEHYSSWYRLKKATAWILRLKEILQHLSEKRKELVKAVKESEHDTEKHKAMVEEQMNTCKKNLEKKMLTVEELSRAEMELIKYSQRQTYAEEIKVLQKGNKNVKRTSSIFKLDPYLQDGVLRVGGRLNRSAMPEEAKHPFLLSKQHRVAYLILHHTHLETGCGGRNLVLARLRQRYWIPRANAAARTVITECNLCKRLHAKAGEQKMADLPQDRLLPDKPPFTNTGMDYFGPFEIKRGRTKVKRYGVLFTCLTVRAVHIEVAYSLDTDSCINALRRFQARRGQVSVIRSDNGTNLVGAERELRQALKELDQSRINEAMMQKGVQWLFNPPAASHHGGIWERQIRTVRKVLRSVVRQQSLDDEGLQTFLCEVESIINGRPITTNTDDPNDLEPLTPNHLLLLKTQPSMPPGVFSNDDVYARRRWRQIQYMTDLFWRRWTQEYLPLLQERQKWLGLKRSFKVGDVVLVADPSLARNCWMLGRITKVVPDSRGVVRSAEVRTKTSTIQRPITKLCLLQGEE from the coding sequence ATGCCATGCAACCGTGGTATAGCTGAGCAACGGCTCAACTCCCTGAAGCGGAAGTTCAACAGAAATGCAGACTTCTTTCAAGAGTACAACAGCTTCATGAACAACATCCTGGAGAAAGGCTACGCCACCAGAGTTCCAGATGAGCAGCTGAGTCGCAGTGACGGGAGAGTGTGGTTCATCCCACACCATGGGGTGTACCACCCGAAAAAGAAAAAGTTGAGGGTTGTGTTCGATTGCGCGGCAACATACCAAGGAGTGTCGCTGAACGACAGACTGCTACAAGGGCCGGACCTTACAAACACCCTAATCGGAGTGCTGCTGAGGTTCAGGCAGGAGCCTGTCGCACTGATGGCGGACATCGAATCCATGTTCTACCAGGTGCGGGTTCCAGACGATGACGCGGATTTGTTGCGCTTCCTTTGGTGTCCAGGCGGCAATTTGAACGAACCCGTGGAAGAGTACAGGATGTGCGTGCACCTCTTCGGAGCCACGTCGTCCCCCAGTTGCGCTTCGTATGCGCTCAGGAGAACAGCACAAGGCGCAGCTGCAACTACTTCACCAGAAGCCGCAGAGACAGTCCTCAAGAACTTCTATGTGGACGACTGTTTGAAGTCAGTTGCCACCGAAGAGGAAGCTGTGCATCTTGCAAAGGAGCTGACGGAGTTGTGTGCCAGTGGCGGCTTCCACTTAACCAAGTGGGTAAGCAACAGTAGGGCCTTGCTGTGCTCCATCCCTGGCGACGAAAGAGCAGCTGAAGTCAAAGATCTGGACTTGCAGCAAGACGAACTACCAGTTGAACGAGCGTTAGGCGTGCAGTGGTGCACAAGTTCCGATAGCTTCAAGTTCAAGATTCAGCTGCCTGACAAGCCATGCACAAGACGAGGCATCCTTTCAGTTGTTAGTTCGGTGTATGACCCGATGGGGTTTTTGGCGCCACTACTCCTGCCCGTCAAGCTCATTCTGAGAAACCTTTGCAAGAACAAACAAGGCTGGGATGAGGAAATCTCAGAGAAGCCACAACGAACATGGAAGAAGTGGCTAGCAGACCTTGACAAGCTGTCAGAGCTCAGCGTGAGCAGATGTTTCAAGTCCAGCTCATTCGGAGTCACAAAGGTCGCACAAATCCACCATTTTTCCGACGCAAGTCAAGACGGATACGGGGTTGTGTCTTACCTCCTGTTGACGAATGAGCAAGAACAGAAACACGTTTGCTTCTTGATGGGCAAGTCCCGAGTTGCTCCGCTCAAGCAAGTTACGATCCCAAGGATGGAGTTGACAGCTGCCATGGTCTCAGTCAAGGTTGACCGAATGCTAAAAGAAGAACTTCAAGTTCCCTTGACACATTCCATCTTCTGGACAGATAGTACGACTGTACTAAGGTACATTGAAAATGACGCTCTTCGTTTCAAGACGTTTGTGGCTAACCGCGTCTCTTTCATTAGAGAAGCCACCACAAGAGCTCAGTGGAAGTATGTCAACACCTCCCAGAACCCAGCTGATCAAGCTTCAAGAGGCTTAAAGATAGAGAGCTTCATGTCAAGCGACAACTGGTTTCAAGGGCCTAGCTTCCTGAGCGAGCCTGACCACTGGCCAGAGCAACCTGAACAGTCTACTTACCTGTCAGAAAGTGATGAAGAGGTGAAGACATCAGCTGCTGTATCGTGCACGAATCCAGTGGTCGACAACACAGATCCAGTGAACCAACTTGTGGAGCATTACTCCAGCTGGTACAGACTCAAGAAGGCAACTGCTTGGATTCTGCGCCTAAAAGAGATACTGCAACACCtgagtgagaaaagaaaagaattagTGAAAGCTGTGAAAGAATCTGAACatgacacagaaaaacacaaagcAATGGTTGAAGAACAAATGAACACCTGTAAAAAGAACTTGGAAAAGAAAATGCTCACAGTTGAAGAGCTATCCAGAGCAGAAATGGAGCTGATCAAATACAGTCAGAGACAGACCTATGCTGAAGAAATAAAAGTTCTACAGAAAGGAAATAAAAATGTGAAAAGAACCAGCTCAATTTTCAAATTGGATCCATACTTACAAGATGGTGTTTTGAGAGTAGGGGGCCGCCTGAACAGATCAGCGATGCCTGAGGAGGCCAAGCATCCTTTCCTTCTGTCGAAACAacacagagtagcctacctcattCTCCACCATACCCACCTAGAAACTGGATGCGGCGGCAGAAATCTTGTCCTGGCAAGACTAAGACAACGATATTGGATACCTAGAGCCAATGCAGCAGCAAGAACAGTGATCACAGAGTGCAACCTCTGTAAAAGACTGCATGCAAAGGCTGGGGAACAGAAAATGGCAGACTTGCCACAAGATCGTCTGCTACCCGACAAACCGCCTTTTACAAACACAGGCATGGACTACTTTGGTCCTTTTGAGATAAAAAGAGGACGAACCAAGGTCAAACGGTACGGAGTGCTCTTCACATGTCTGACAGTCAGAGCAGTGCATATAGAAGTCGCATACTCCCTCGACACGGACTCGTGTATCAACGCTCTACGTCGGTTCCAAGCCAGACGAGGCCAAGTGTCTGTCATCCGTTCCGACAACGGCACTAATCTGGTCGGcgcagagagagagttgagacaaGCCTTGAAAGAACTGGACCAAAGCCGCATCAATGAAGCTATGATGCAGAAGGGAGTGCAGTGGCTGTTTAACCCGCCTGCTGCATCTCATCATGGCGGCATATGGGAACGTCAAATTCGTACCGTGAGGAAGGTCCTGCGTTCTGTTGTAAGGCAACAATCGTTAGATGATGAAGGACTGCAGACTTTCCTGTGCGAAGTTGAGAGCATCATTAATGGGAGACCTATTACAACCAACACAGATGACCCCAACGACCTCGAGCCGTTAACCCCAAATCATCTACTCCTGTTGAAGACGCAACCCAGCATGCCACCTGGTGTGTTCAGCAACGACGATGTCTACGCACGACGGCGCTGGAGACAAATTCAGTATATGACTGATTTATTCTGGAGGAGGTGGACCCAGGAGTATCTGCCACTATTGCAAGAGCGGCAAAAATGGCTTGGATTGAAGAGGAGCTTCAAGGTTGGAGATGTCGTCCTTGTCGCGGATCCATCCCTGGCCAGGAACTGCTGGATGCTGGGCAGAATCACCAAGGTCGTGCCAGACTCCAGAGGGGTGGTCCGAAGTGCTGAAGTCCGGACGAAGACCAGCACCATCCAAAGACCAATAACTAAACTTTGTTTATTGCAGGGAGAAgaatga